CAAGCTCCGGCTGGCTTTTCGCCGCATAGGCATCCAGCACGCGGGCGCTGTAGACCAGCGCGGCTCCGGCGTTAAGGGCGACGGCGACACCTAACGCTTCAGCGATTTCTTCCTTGCTGGCTCCGGCTTTCATCGCCGCTGAGGTGTGGACCGTGATGCATCCATCGCAGCGAGTAGTAACGGCGACTGCCAGCGCGATGAGTTGTCGTGTTTTTTCATCGAGGTGATTGGTCTTCTGCCCGGCATCGCTGAGAGTTCGGTAGCCGCGCACTGTGTCGGGACTAAGTTGTCCCAATTTTCCGATCGTATTCAGCAGTTCGGCGAGATACGCGTTCCAATCCATCATCATGGGAATTTCGCTCCAGTCAGAGGAGTCTATCTGTTAAGACTGGAGCGCGTCTGCATCTTTCTCGACTAGTCCCGCGATTTTGTTGATCTACGAGCCCGTGCCGTTCTGCACGCTGGTGGCGTGATTGTGTTCGAAGGTGACTTTCACCGGATGGCCGTTGTTGTCATAGTCGAGTGTGCGATTGCCGTACTCCCCACCACTCCCTTGCGGAATGCCGACGCCGAGAGCCATCGAAACCTGCAGCTCATTCATCCCTTGCTTTGCCTGATGCTGGCTGATGGCGCTCCACACGTCGGCAGGCCAATGCTTGTATAACTCATGCGGATCGTCGAAGTAGAAGATGTCATTGATGTAAAGCGTGTAATCACCGCCGCGATTGCCGCCGATCGGCGCGGAGTACATCTTCTTGTCATCTGGTCGATGGAAGACTGCTAAGACCTGCTCCTCGCGAACGCGAACTCCGGGAGCTATCTCCTCAGCCTTGGCGTTCGGCGACGTCGCCTGAATCACATTCGTGATCTGCAGCTTGTCGAGCGGAGGCAGCAGGCCGGCGGGATGTTTGAAGTCTACTCGCCCAGAGCTATACGGATAGAAGTAAACCTGATTGCCCGCTTTCAGCCAGACCGTTTTGCCATCCAACGCTTCCTTCGAGGACTTCAGATCATAGGCGTGAACCTGCGTGGGAACCACGTAATTGTCTGCGCTGAAGTTTGGATTCGGCGTCGCTTGCTTCGGAGCCGGCGCCGGCGCGTTCCGCTCGCGATAGATGAGAAAAATGCGGATGCCAACCAATGCGACAAAGACGAGCAGGATGATCTGAATCCGTCTAGACATAGCGAGCCTTGAATTGTACAGAACCGAGCGCGTGGGCTGTCACGCCGGCGAGCTTTCTCCGAAGTTGCTGCGGAACAGTTGAATCATGTCGGAGAAGGCTGAATCGGCAGATGGCGGATCGTACCGCGGACCTTCGTCGCGCATGAACGCGTGCTCCGCCGGATACAGCTTCACACGATACTTCACTCCGCCTTCCTGCAGAGCGGCACGAATCTTCTCATGTCCTTCTTTGGGAACGTGCGGATCGGCTTCGCCAAAGATCATCAGCAGCTCGCCTTTGATCTCCTTGGTCCGTTGCAGCGAGCCGGCATCCTCCTCTTTACCCAGTCTCCCATCGTGAATTCCTGTTCCATAAAAGCAGACTGTAGCTCGAACATCGGGCTGCAAGGCAGCGCGGAACGCAAGGTGTCCGCCGATGCAGAAGCCGGCCGCAGCCAACTTTGCGGGACTCACTATCGGATGCTGCGCGAGAAAGTCCAGGACGGCGCGGCAGTCGCTATCGAAGTCCTGAACGGAAGTCCTTGAGGTGTCGGCGAGGCCGCGAGTTCTGCCGGAATCGTCGAAGGGCAGGGCAGTGCCCGGTGCTTCAATGCGGTGATAGATTTCCGGCGCCGCGACTACGAATCCATATCCCGCCAGACGCACGCAGGCGCGCAGCATCGGCGGCGTAAGCTGAAAGATGTCGGAATAAAAAATGACGCCGGGAAACCTGCTTTTGCTCTCCGTGCGCGGCGTTGCCACAAACATTCGCAGAGGAGAGTTATCGACAGTGATATCAGTGAAAGTAGCGCTGACTTGCATTTACATTTGATTAGAACTCACGTGTGGCTGATTGAGCAAAGGTCCGCGCAATGAGAGCGATGGTTCTCCCACATCCGGGCTCCATCGCAACACATCCGCTTGCCCAGCGTGATCTTCCGGAGCCGCTGCCGGAACGGGATGAAGTGCTCATTCAGGTGAGTGCCTGCGGTGTTTGCCGCACCGATCTTCACGTAGTGGAAGGCGATCTCCCGCCAAAGCTGACGAATGTTGTGCCCGGGCATCAGGTAGTCGGGCGAGTAGTTCGGTCAGGCGCCGAGGCAAACAGGTACGCGACAGGCGCTCGCGTTGGTGTGCCATGGCTGCATCGCACTTGTGGAGTTTGCGAGTTCTGCACGCGCGGACGCGAGAATCTTTGTCCGAATGCTCTCTTCACCGGTTGGACGGTGAATGGCGGCTACGCCGAATTCATCGTCGCTCCGGAAAAGTTCGTTTATCCCATTCCGGAACAGTTCAGCGATCTGGCTGCAGCTCCGCTGCTCTGTGCCGGGATCATCGGCTTTCGCTCCCTGCGTCTGGCCGAACTTCAGCCAGCAGATACTCTGGGCATTTATGGATTTGGAGCGGCGGGGCACGTCTGCATTCAGGTTGCGCGGCATCTGGGTTATCGCGTGTTGGTCTGCACCCGCGAGGAGAAGCATCGCAAATTGGCAGCGGAACTTGGAGCTGAATGGGTTGGGGGAGCATATGACGATCCTCCGACACCGCTGAATGCCGCGATCATCTTCGCGCCGGCAGGTGAACTCGTGCCTGCAGCGCTAAAGAATCTGAAGCGCGGTGGCACCTTGGTTTTGGGTGGAATTCACATGAGCGACATTCCTTCGTTCTCCTACGATCTTCTTTATTGGGAGCGGCGCATCCGCAGTGTGGCGAACAACACGCGTCAGGACGGAATCGACTTCCTGCGCATCGCCGCCGAGATTCCGATTCACACGCAAGTGCAGACATTCAGACTCGAACAGGCGAACGAAGCTCTCGAAGCCCTGAAGAACGATGGAATCCGCGGCGCTGGAGTGCTGACAATTCAGAAGGGGAAGAACTGATTGGAACGAAAAATCTTTTGGGCGATTTTCATTATCCTGAGCCTGATTGCAGACTTCGCGCTTCCACTCGTCTGGGGAATCATCGCGACTATCCCGCTTCTCTTTGTGAGTTGGTGGATCGCCTACCGCAGCGGCTGGTTCTGATCCGAACCCGCTTCGACTTCGCGCGTCGCTAATCTGCGGCGAATCTCAGTAACGATTTGATCAGGCGCTTGCGCGATGTCGATGAAAATTGCATCTCCTGGCTCTTCGAGATCGGCAAACTGGCTTGATAACATCTGTGGCTTCATGAAGTGACCATGTCGCTGGACAAGGCGAGTGTAGATCAGCTCAGGACTCCCTTTTAGATAGGCGATTATTGCCGGCACGCCGGCTGTAAGGAGATCGCGATAGCTCTGCTTTAGTGCGGAACAGGCGAGTACTGCGTTCTGTCCCGAATTGGTCCAGCCCTCGATGGCATGTCGCATGGCAAACAGCCAGGGCTCGCGGTCAGCATCGGTGAGAGGCACGCCATGAGTCATCTTCTCGATGTTGGCGGCGGGATGGAATTGGTCTGCATCGGCGAAGATGCAATGGAGCGATTCGGCGAGCATGCTGCCAATCAGCGTTTTGCCGGAACCAGCCACTCCCATGACCAGGATGAGCATGCTGCAAATGTAAGCTGCGGTCCACCTAGTCCACAAAGTCCATGTAGGTCCACAGACTCCACATAGCGTGACCGTGAAATGCGTTGACCCGAAACGAGTATCCTGAACACAGCGGAGGATTGCACATGCCGAAGCTGCAAACGCTCGAAGACACTCCGGTTGGATCTGCTCAATGTTCTTCTACTTCGTCTCGTCCACTGTCAGACGTGCAGCTCCGGAAGATGCATGCTTACTGGCGAGCCGCCAATTATCTGACCGTCGGGCAGATTTATTTGAAAGACAATTCTCTGCTGGAGCGGCCACTCACACGCGACGATATAAAACCGCGCTTGCTCGGTCACTGGGGCACGACTGCGGGTCTGAACTTTATCTACACGCATCTGAATCGGCTCATCGTTGAGAACGACCTCAACATGATCTACATCATCGGACCTGGTCACGGAGGTCCAGGATTAGTCGCGCATACGTATCTCGAAGGTTCGTACACGGAAATCTATCCGCATATCGAGCAGAACAAAGATGGACTGCGGCGACTCTTCCGACAGTTCTCCTGGCCCTACGGCATTCCCAGCCACGTCGCTCCTGAGACTCCCGGCTCGATTCACGAAGGCGGCGAGCTCGGCTACTCGCTGCTACATGCGTATGGCGCGGCCTTCGACAATCCTGACCTAATCGTTGCCTGCATCGTGGGCGACGGCGAAGCTGAGACTGGCGCATGTGCGACGAGCTGGCACTCGAACAAGTTTCTTAATCCGGCGAAGGATGGCGCCGTGCTCCCGATCTTGCACCTGAATGGGTACAAGATCGCAAATCCTACGGTGCTCGATCGCATCAGCCATGACGAACTCATCGATTTATTCCGCGGATATGGGTACGAGCCCATCTTTATTGAAGGCACCGATCCCGCAGAGATGCATCAGCTCATGGCAGCGACGCTCGACAAAATTCTCGCGGATATCCGCGCGATTCAGCAGCGCGCTCGCAAGCAGGTGACCATCGAGCGCCCGCGCTGGCCATTGCTGATTTTACGTACTCTCAAAGGATGGACTGGCCCAAAAGAAGTGGATGGTAAGCCGGTCGAAGGAACTTGGCGAGCGCATCAGGTGCCGGTGGACGATGTGCGGAACAATCCCGCGCATTTACGCATCCTTGAAGATTGGATGCACAGCTATAAAGCGGAAGAACTGTTTGACCAAAATGGAACTTTCAAAGACGAGCTGGCGGCGCTGGCCCCCGAAGGACGTCGGCGGATGGGGATGAATCCTCACGCCAACGGCGGCATTCTTCTGGAATCGCTGACTATGCCGCATTTTCGTGAGTACGCGGTGAAGGTCGATAAGCCGGGTACGGTGGAAGTTGAAGCCACGCGGGTGCTCGGACGGTTTCTCCGTGACGTAATCAAACTCAATCAGGACAAGAGGAACTTTCGCTTAGTAGGTCCGGACGAAACGGCATCGAATCGCCTCGACGCTGTCTACCAAGCCACCGGCAAAGAATGGATGGCCAGAGTCGACAAAGTTGACGAGAACCTCACGACTGATGGTCGAGTGATGGAAGTGTTGAGCGAGCACATGTGCCAGGGATGGCTCGAAGGATATCTGCTCACGGGCCGGCATGGATTCTTTAACTGCTACGAAGCGTTCATTCACATCATCGATTCGATGTTCAACCAACATGCGAAGTGGCTGAAGACCACTCGCACTTTGCCGTGGCGTAAGCCGATCGCGTCGTTAAATTATCTGTTGAGCTCTCACGTTTGGCGGCAGGACCACAACGGCTTCTCGCATCAGGATCCTGGATTCATCGATCACGTCGCAAATAAGAAGGCGGACATCATTCGCATTTACCTGCCGCCGGATGCGAACACGCTACTGTCGGTCGCCGATCATTGTTTGCGCAGCCGCAACTACGTCAACCTCATTATCGCGGGCAAGCAGCCCGCACTGCAGTGGCTCGACATGGATTCTGCTGTCCGCCATTGCACTGCCGGCCTTGGCATTTGGGATTGGGCCAGCAACGATAACGGCGATCCCGATGTGGTGATGGCTTGTGCCGGCGACGTGCCCACACTGGAAGCTCTCGCCGCCGTCTCGCTGCTGCGCGAGCACGTTCCCGATATAAGAATTCGCGTGGTGAACGTTGTAGATCTGATGACGCTGCAGCCATCGAGCGAACATCCGCACGGACTGGCAGATGAAGATTTT
This genomic interval from Terriglobales bacterium contains the following:
- a CDS encoding gluconokinase is translated as MLILVMGVAGSGKTLIGSMLAESLHCIFADADQFHPAANIEKMTHGVPLTDADREPWLFAMRHAIEGWTNSGQNAVLACSALKQSYRDLLTAGVPAIIAYLKGSPELIYTRLVQRHGHFMKPQMLSSQFADLEEPGDAIFIDIAQAPDQIVTEIRRRLATREVEAGSDQNQPLR
- a CDS encoding phosphoketolase family protein; translated protein: MPKLQTLEDTPVGSAQCSSTSSRPLSDVQLRKMHAYWRAANYLTVGQIYLKDNSLLERPLTRDDIKPRLLGHWGTTAGLNFIYTHLNRLIVENDLNMIYIIGPGHGGPGLVAHTYLEGSYTEIYPHIEQNKDGLRRLFRQFSWPYGIPSHVAPETPGSIHEGGELGYSLLHAYGAAFDNPDLIVACIVGDGEAETGACATSWHSNKFLNPAKDGAVLPILHLNGYKIANPTVLDRISHDELIDLFRGYGYEPIFIEGTDPAEMHQLMAATLDKILADIRAIQQRARKQVTIERPRWPLLILRTLKGWTGPKEVDGKPVEGTWRAHQVPVDDVRNNPAHLRILEDWMHSYKAEELFDQNGTFKDELAALAPEGRRRMGMNPHANGGILLESLTMPHFREYAVKVDKPGTVEVEATRVLGRFLRDVIKLNQDKRNFRLVGPDETASNRLDAVYQATGKEWMARVDKVDENLTTDGRVMEVLSEHMCQGWLEGYLLTGRHGFFNCYEAFIHIIDSMFNQHAKWLKTTRTLPWRKPIASLNYLLSSHVWRQDHNGFSHQDPGFIDHVANKKADIIRIYLPPDANTLLSVADHCLRSRNYVNLIIAGKQPALQWLDMDSAVRHCTAGLGIWDWASNDNGDPDVVMACAGDVPTLEALAAVSLLREHVPDIRIRVVNVVDLMTLQPSSEHPHGLADEDFDELFTVDRPVIFAFHGYPTLIHRLTYRRRNHNNFHVRGYKEEGTTTTPFDMVVLNNLDRFQLALDAIRRIPRLKNISDKATERFYAMMQKHKLYVSEHGEDLPEIRNWKWAA
- a CDS encoding zinc-dependent alcohol dehydrogenase family protein — encoded protein: MRAMVLPHPGSIATHPLAQRDLPEPLPERDEVLIQVSACGVCRTDLHVVEGDLPPKLTNVVPGHQVVGRVVRSGAEANRYATGARVGVPWLHRTCGVCEFCTRGRENLCPNALFTGWTVNGGYAEFIVAPEKFVYPIPEQFSDLAAAPLLCAGIIGFRSLRLAELQPADTLGIYGFGAAGHVCIQVARHLGYRVLVCTREEKHRKLAAELGAEWVGGAYDDPPTPLNAAIIFAPAGELVPAALKNLKRGGTLVLGGIHMSDIPSFSYDLLYWERRIRSVANNTRQDGIDFLRIAAEIPIHTQVQTFRLEQANEALEALKNDGIRGAGVLTIQKGKN
- a CDS encoding carboxymuconolactone decarboxylase family protein, producing MMMDWNAYLAELLNTIGKLGQLSPDTVRGYRTLSDAGQKTNHLDEKTRQLIALAVAVTTRCDGCITVHTSAAMKAGASKEEIAEALGVAVALNAGAALVYSARVLDAYAAKSQPELAATAKE
- a CDS encoding dienelactone hydrolase family protein, translated to MQVSATFTDITVDNSPLRMFVATPRTESKSRFPGVIFYSDIFQLTPPMLRACVRLAGYGFVVAAPEIYHRIEAPGTALPFDDSGRTRGLADTSRTSVQDFDSDCRAVLDFLAQHPIVSPAKLAAAGFCIGGHLAFRAALQPDVRATVCFYGTGIHDGRLGKEEDAGSLQRTKEIKGELLMIFGEADPHVPKEGHEKIRAALQEGGVKYRVKLYPAEHAFMRDEGPRYDPPSADSAFSDMIQLFRSNFGESSPA